One window from the genome of Streptococcus parasanguinis encodes:
- a CDS encoding glycosyltransferase family 2 protein, which yields MKPLLTVVIPVYNVERYLKRCIESVLAQEWKDYEIILVDDGSTDHSPQICDDYVKAYDFISVIHKENGGLSEARNTGISHAKGEYVYFPDSDDWIEPDTFIALAEALESQDFDIISFNREFVKGEEDAIVSEPEVTQVFEGKDAFVQMLKHTYITGFANDKIYRKSLFIDNNILFPSRKYYEDLGTNYKLFLSAQKVYATNQKYYHYLIDNPDSITQSWNEKKFRDMFGFYKEMFYSDFVRSQLNQEELHLSQLYYVNGLTHILASLYKAKLHKHYGEITSEVKQELEKNKVAYSEVKSMPNRSKYLLYRLHLLKLAFAIQGMK from the coding sequence TCGTCATTCCAGTATATAATGTTGAAAGATATTTAAAACGTTGCATTGAAAGTGTTCTTGCCCAAGAATGGAAGGACTATGAGATTATACTTGTTGATGACGGGAGTACTGATCATTCTCCTCAAATCTGTGATGACTATGTTAAGGCTTATGACTTTATATCAGTTATTCACAAGGAGAATGGCGGGCTTTCAGAAGCTAGGAATACGGGTATTTCTCATGCCAAAGGAGAATATGTTTATTTTCCTGATTCAGATGATTGGATTGAACCAGATACCTTTATAGCCTTAGCAGAAGCTTTAGAATCTCAAGATTTTGATATTATTTCTTTTAATCGTGAATTTGTGAAGGGTGAAGAAGATGCTATAGTTTCAGAACCAGAAGTGACTCAAGTGTTTGAAGGTAAAGATGCTTTTGTGCAAATGCTGAAGCATACTTATATTACTGGTTTCGCTAATGACAAAATCTATAGAAAGTCTTTGTTTATAGATAATAATATCTTATTTCCTAGCAGAAAATATTATGAAGATTTGGGAACGAATTACAAATTATTTCTCTCAGCTCAGAAGGTCTATGCAACCAATCAAAAATACTATCACTACTTAATCGATAACCCAGATTCTATTACGCAGTCTTGGAATGAGAAGAAGTTTAGAGATATGTTTGGTTTTTATAAAGAAATGTTTTATTCAGATTTTGTGCGTTCGCAATTGAACCAAGAGGAGTTACACCTCTCACAACTTTATTATGTAAATGGTTTGACGCACATACTGGCCAGTTTATATAAAGCCAAATTGCATAAACATTATGGTGAGATTACCAGTGAAGTGAAGCAGGAATTAGAAAAAAATAAAGTAGCGTATAGTGAAGTGAAATCTATGCCAAATAGAAGCAAATATTTGTTGTACCGTTTGCATTTATTAAAGCTGGCTTTCGCTATCCAAGGGATGAAGTGA
- a CDS encoding glycosyltransferase family 2 protein has translation MLKYSVIIPVYNVENYLPRCIDSLLVQNYADLEILLIDNGSKDQSGQICEDYAAQFSNIAAYHISNKGVGSARNFGLAKAKGEFICFVDADDYLVGNLFSDVESQLDSQLDLLVFGYYNSIEKNLSELNRSVKILPTEGKKDKSDFIALFQELYLTDMMYTVWNKIYRREFLEEHQIVFESYELGEDVRFNLDVYQHVNAVFLVKSCYYVYISGRVDSAMGQYNPNRMNYQLEELGKVDQLMTSWHIHNDQFIDQIKARILMSNIQNISKQTMSLPKKRHYVEVLCRNQEIIALLKKATSPLHPLVRQLLHFRMYLTVIFLKKLQALIK, from the coding sequence ATGTTGAAGTATTCAGTCATTATACCGGTATACAATGTAGAGAATTATCTCCCTCGATGTATCGATAGTCTACTTGTTCAAAACTATGCGGATTTGGAAATTTTGTTGATTGATAATGGATCCAAAGATCAGAGTGGTCAAATCTGTGAGGATTATGCGGCTCAGTTTTCAAATATTGCAGCCTACCATATTTCAAATAAAGGTGTCGGTTCAGCCCGCAATTTTGGTCTAGCCAAAGCGAAAGGCGAGTTCATTTGTTTTGTGGATGCGGATGACTATCTTGTGGGAAATCTATTTTCAGATGTGGAAAGTCAATTAGATTCACAATTAGACTTATTGGTGTTTGGTTACTATAATTCGATTGAAAAGAACTTATCAGAATTAAATCGATCGGTAAAAATACTTCCTACTGAAGGAAAAAAAGACAAAAGTGATTTTATCGCGCTTTTTCAAGAATTATATTTAACAGACATGATGTATACTGTTTGGAATAAAATTTACCGTAGAGAATTTCTGGAGGAACATCAAATTGTTTTTGAATCCTATGAGTTGGGAGAAGATGTTCGTTTCAATCTGGATGTTTATCAGCATGTCAATGCGGTTTTCTTGGTGAAATCTTGTTATTATGTCTATATTTCAGGAAGAGTAGATTCTGCGATGGGACAGTATAATCCTAATCGGATGAACTATCAATTGGAAGAACTAGGGAAAGTTGATCAATTGATGACAAGCTGGCATATCCATAATGATCAATTTATAGATCAAATAAAGGCGCGCATCCTGATGAGTAATATTCAGAACATATCAAAGCAAACGATGTCTCTTCCTAAAAAACGACATTATGTTGAGGTGTTGTGTAGAAATCAAGAGATAATTGCATTACTAAAAAAAGCTACATCTCCGCTTCACCCTCTCGTTAGGCAGTTATTACATTTTAGAATGTATCTGACAGTAATTTTTTTAAAAAAACTGCAAGCTTTGATAAAATAG
- a CDS encoding flippase, producing the protein MKVLKNYAYNLSYQLLVIILPIITTPYVTRVFSSNDLGTYGYFNSIVTYFILLATLGVANYGTKEISGHRKDIQKNFWGIYTLQLGATILSLALYVLLCVTLSSMQNPVAYILGLSLVSKGLDISWLFQGLEDFRKITIRNITVKLVGVISIFLFVKSANDLYLYVFLLTIFELLGQLSMWLPAREFIGKIHFDMAYARLHLKPVILLFLPQIAISLYVTLDRTMLGALASTKDVGIYDQALKLVNILLTLVTSLGSVMLPRVANLLASGDHKAVNKMHQMSFLIYNLVIFPIIAGMLIVNDDFVRFFLGKDFQDARYAIAIMIFRMFFIGWTNIMGIQILIPHDKNKEFMLSTTIPAIVSVGLNLLFLPHFGFIGAAIVSVLTESLVWFIQLYYTRHYLKEVPIIGSMTKIIFASALMYGLLLLVKPFLHFTPTLNVLVYAVLGGITYLIAILSLKVVDVKELKQIIGKN; encoded by the coding sequence ATGAAAGTGCTAAAAAATTACGCCTATAATCTCTCCTACCAGTTGCTGGTGATTATCTTGCCGATTATCACCACCCCTTATGTAACACGGGTTTTTAGTTCAAATGACTTAGGGACTTATGGCTATTTCAACTCTATTGTCACCTACTTCATCCTTTTGGCGACCCTAGGAGTGGCCAATTATGGAACCAAGGAGATTTCAGGCCACCGAAAAGACATCCAAAAGAATTTCTGGGGGATTTATACCCTCCAGTTGGGGGCTACGATTTTATCCCTTGCCCTCTATGTTCTTTTGTGTGTAACCCTATCTTCCATGCAAAATCCTGTGGCCTATATTTTGGGGCTCAGTTTGGTTTCAAAAGGACTCGACATCTCTTGGCTCTTTCAGGGATTGGAAGATTTTCGTAAGATTACGATTCGGAATATCACGGTCAAACTGGTTGGAGTCATCTCCATCTTCTTGTTTGTCAAATCTGCTAATGATCTTTATCTCTATGTATTCTTACTCACCATCTTTGAACTGTTAGGTCAGCTCAGCATGTGGTTGCCCGCCCGTGAATTTATTGGGAAAATCCATTTTGATATGGCCTATGCACGGCTGCATTTAAAACCGGTCATTTTGCTCTTTTTACCTCAGATTGCCATTTCCCTCTATGTCACCTTGGACCGGACTATGCTTGGGGCTCTTGCCTCTACAAAGGATGTGGGTATCTATGACCAAGCCTTAAAACTTGTCAATATTTTGCTGACTCTTGTGACATCTTTAGGAAGTGTGATGCTTCCGCGCGTGGCGAATCTCTTGGCTTCAGGAGATCACAAGGCTGTCAATAAAATGCACCAAATGTCCTTTTTGATCTATAATTTGGTCATTTTCCCAATTATTGCGGGTATGCTGATTGTCAACGATGACTTTGTTCGATTCTTCTTAGGGAAGGATTTCCAAGATGCTCGCTATGCCATCGCTATCATGATCTTTCGTATGTTCTTCATCGGATGGACCAATATTATGGGGATTCAAATTCTCATCCCTCACGATAAGAACAAAGAATTTATGCTATCCACCACCATTCCTGCTATTGTCAGTGTCGGGTTGAACCTGCTCTTCTTACCGCACTTTGGTTTTATTGGCGCAGCTATTGTATCAGTTCTGACAGAGTCACTGGTATGGTTCATTCAATTGTACTATACCCGTCATTACCTTAAGGAAGTTCCAATTATTGGGTCTATGACAAAAATTATTTTCGCATCTGCTCTGATGTATGGCTTGTTACTACTTGTAAAACCGTTCCTACATTTTACCCCTACCCTAAATGTACTTGTGTATGCGGTGCTTGGTGGGATCACTTATCTGATCGCTATCCTATCTCTGAAAGTGGTAGATGTGAAAGAATTAAAACAGATAATAGGAAAAAATTAG
- a CDS encoding acyltransferase: MKKIRNIDIDFIKVIACIGVVLLHTTMPGFKETRIWNYSSYLYYLGTYSIPLFFMVNGYLLLGKSEIKYSYILEKVKWILITVCSWNLIIWLLKRDFTANPVKKIAASLIQKGYFFQFWFFGSLILIYLCLPILKKFLHSKRSYLYILSLLVVIGLIFELVNFLLQMPVQTYVIQTFRLWTWFFYYILGGFVAQFDIDNLKYIFKGWMKVVSILLLLISPMILFFMAKTIYHNLFAEYFYDNLLVKVISLGLFLTLLTLTIDASKYRMIYLLSVQTMGVFIIHTYVMKIWQKLIGFNIVGVYLFFPVFTLMISFLITMILMKIPYINRIVKL; the protein is encoded by the coding sequence ATGAAGAAAATACGGAATATTGACATAGACTTTATTAAAGTTATTGCTTGTATTGGAGTTGTTTTACTTCATACTACAATGCCGGGATTTAAGGAAACAAGAATATGGAATTATTCATCCTATTTATATTATTTAGGGACTTATTCAATTCCTTTGTTTTTTATGGTAAATGGTTATTTATTATTGGGTAAAAGTGAAATAAAATACTCTTATATACTGGAAAAGGTAAAATGGATTTTAATAACAGTGTGCTCATGGAACCTTATTATTTGGCTTTTAAAACGAGATTTTACAGCTAATCCAGTTAAAAAGATTGCAGCTTCTTTAATACAAAAAGGTTATTTCTTCCAATTTTGGTTTTTTGGATCACTGATATTAATTTATTTATGCTTACCAATTTTGAAAAAATTTTTACATTCAAAAAGAAGTTATCTATACATTCTATCTTTATTAGTCGTTATTGGTTTGATTTTTGAATTGGTAAATTTTTTGCTTCAAATGCCGGTGCAAACTTATGTTATTCAAACGTTTAGATTATGGACTTGGTTCTTTTACTATATTTTAGGTGGCTTTGTAGCGCAATTCGATATAGATAATTTAAAATATATATTTAAGGGATGGATGAAAGTCGTTAGCATACTTTTGTTATTGATTTCGCCAATGATATTATTTTTCATGGCAAAAACTATTTATCATAATCTTTTTGCTGAATATTTTTATGATAATCTTTTGGTGAAAGTAATTAGTTTAGGACTATTTCTTACTTTATTGACGCTAACTATTGATGCTTCTAAATATAGAATGATCTACTTGTTATCAGTCCAAACGATGGGGGTATTTATTATACATACCTATGTTATGAAAATATGGCAAAAGTTGATAGGATTTAACATAGTAGGTGTATACTTATTTTTCCCTGTATTCACATTAATGATTAGTTTTCTAATAACTATGATATTAATGAAAATCCCTTATATCAATCGAATAGTTAAGTTATAA
- the glf gene encoding UDP-galactopyranose mutase → MYDYLIVGAGLSGAIFAHEATKRGKKVKVIDKRDRIGGNIYCEEIEGINVHKYGAHIFHTSNKKVWDYVNQFAEFNNYINSPVANYKGSLYNLPFNMNTFYAMWGTKTPQEVKDKIAEQTADMKDVEPKNLEEQAIKLIGPDIYEKLIKGYTEKQWGRSATDLPPFIIKRLPVRLTFDNNYFNDRYQGIPIGGYNVIIENMLGDVEVELGVDFFANREELEASADKVVFTGMIDQYFDYKHGELEYRSLRFEHEILDEENHQGNAVVNYTEREIPYTRIIEHKHFEYGTQPKTVITREYPADWKRGDEPYYPINDEKNNAMFAKYQEEAAKNDKVIFCGRLADYKYYDMHVVIERALEVVEKEFTK, encoded by the coding sequence ATGTACGATTATCTAATTGTTGGTGCTGGTTTGTCTGGAGCCATTTTCGCACATGAAGCTACAAAACGTGGTAAAAAAGTAAAAGTGATTGACAAGCGTGATCGCATCGGTGGAAATATCTACTGCGAGGAGATTGAAGGCATCAACGTCCACAAGTATGGTGCCCACATTTTCCATACGTCCAACAAAAAAGTGTGGGACTATGTCAACCAGTTCGCTGAATTCAACAACTATATCAACTCACCAGTAGCTAACTACAAGGGCAGTCTGTACAATCTTCCCTTCAACATGAATACTTTTTATGCTATGTGGGGAACCAAGACTCCTCAAGAAGTCAAGGACAAGATTGCCGAGCAGACAGCTGACATGAAAGATGTTGAACCGAAGAACTTGGAAGAACAAGCTATCAAGTTGATTGGTCCGGATATCTATGAAAAGTTGATTAAGGGCTACACTGAAAAACAATGGGGACGTTCTGCCACAGACCTTCCACCATTTATCATCAAACGTCTCCCAGTTCGTTTGACCTTTGATAACAACTACTTTAATGACCGTTACCAAGGGATTCCAATTGGTGGTTACAACGTCATCATTGAAAATATGTTGGGTGATGTAGAAGTAGAACTTGGGGTTGATTTCTTTGCCAATCGTGAAGAGCTTGAAGCTTCAGCTGATAAGGTTGTCTTTACAGGAATGATTGACCAGTACTTTGACTACAAACATGGTGAGTTGGAGTACCGTAGTCTTCGTTTTGAACATGAAATCTTGGATGAAGAAAATCATCAAGGCAATGCGGTCGTCAACTATACAGAGCGTGAGATTCCTTATACTCGGATCATTGAGCATAAGCACTTCGAGTATGGTACACAACCCAAGACAGTTATCACACGTGAATACCCAGCTGACTGGAAACGTGGGGACGAACCCTACTACCCAATCAACGATGAAAAGAACAACGCCATGTTTGCTAAGTACCAAGAAGAAGCAGCTAAAAACGATAAGGTTATCTTCTGTGGACGTTTGGCAGACTATAAATACTACGACATGCACGTGGTTATTGAGCGTGCTTTAGAAGTCGTTGAGAAAGAATTTACTAAATGA
- a CDS encoding sugar transferase, with amino-acid sequence MKYYLKEEFLHDNNVKNAGNKARNDVEEIVKREGYQALVLSVDNWYEMSTLKAQLHKSKAFDQALNELKQGDELLIQFPMLHHSFFTTHHVKKAQKKGVKVNFIIHDLEALRYVNVENFPLKHKIRIQVQESGLLGAADGIIAHNPIMKSVLVDKGIDADKIVSLGIFDYLIPDFQENNELSKNQPIIVAGNLAQEKAGYLYSLPAEPAYNLYGVGFDESRALENETYFGSFLPDELPAALEGGFGLVWDGDSAETCSGVFGEYLRYNNSHKASLYLASGFPLVVWKQSALSHFVLEKGCGIAVESLHDLKEIIDNLSDADYQDLVDNAKRVGQEIREGHYLKTALKHLA; translated from the coding sequence ATGAAATACTATTTAAAAGAAGAATTTTTACACGATAACAATGTTAAAAATGCGGGTAATAAGGCACGTAATGATGTTGAAGAAATTGTAAAGAGAGAAGGTTATCAAGCCTTGGTTCTTTCAGTTGATAATTGGTACGAGATGAGTACACTTAAAGCACAACTTCATAAATCGAAGGCTTTTGATCAGGCCTTAAATGAACTAAAGCAAGGTGATGAGTTACTTATCCAGTTCCCAATGCTTCATCATAGTTTTTTCACAACACATCATGTGAAGAAAGCACAGAAAAAAGGGGTAAAAGTTAATTTCATTATCCACGATTTAGAAGCTCTTCGTTATGTCAATGTTGAGAATTTCCCTTTAAAGCACAAGATTCGTATTCAGGTTCAAGAATCAGGTCTTCTTGGTGCAGCTGATGGTATTATCGCCCACAATCCAATCATGAAATCTGTTCTGGTGGATAAAGGGATTGATGCAGATAAGATTGTCAGCCTTGGTATTTTTGACTATTTAATTCCAGATTTCCAAGAAAACAACGAACTGTCAAAAAATCAGCCAATTATTGTAGCTGGTAATTTGGCACAAGAAAAAGCTGGCTATCTTTACTCACTTCCTGCAGAACCTGCCTATAACCTTTATGGCGTCGGTTTTGACGAGAGTAGAGCACTTGAAAACGAGACCTACTTTGGTTCTTTCCTACCGGATGAACTTCCTGCAGCCCTTGAGGGTGGTTTTGGGCTTGTCTGGGATGGGGATAGTGCAGAAACCTGTAGTGGTGTCTTTGGCGAGTATCTTCGCTACAACAACTCTCACAAGGCGTCACTTTATCTAGCATCGGGCTTCCCGCTTGTGGTTTGGAAACAGTCAGCCTTGTCTCACTTTGTGCTTGAGAAGGGCTGTGGGATTGCAGTAGAGTCTCTTCATGATTTGAAGGAGATAATCGACAATCTTTCAGATGCTGATTACCAAGACTTGGTGGACAATGCCAAGCGTGTTGGTCAGGAAATTCGAGAGGGTCACTATCTAAAGACGGCCTTAAAACATTTAGCATAA
- a CDS encoding GBS Bsp-like repeat-containing protein — MKKKDLIFYAGAAVLMAVSAQGVSADELVSKEATTEGNQVQAETAPEVAIAEKTVAPVASNYAAPANVTEQPVVSASSTTVTDSRTPSVEKAVEASTTEKEEIPLPSDTGSTTFFNTGAHAPAGRSTDVAVQPKSFVDVSSHNGDISIGDYRTLANKGVGGVVVKLTEDTWYKNPNAENQIRNAQAAGLQVSTYHFSRYTSEEAARAEARFYIAAAQRLSLPKNTLMVNDFEDAKMQPNINRNTQAWADEMRKNGYTNLMFYTSASWLDENNLRKKGPVNTAQFGLQNFWVAQYPSPKLSVNDAKSLRYNGKAGAWQFTSQAELLPGKHLFDHSVDYTGRFTANAKPAADPTEGSLSGKIDIVNNDTMAGRFDVVISNVKAPNGVRSVSVPIWSETGGQDDLVWYTANRQANGTYTVNVKAADHKNSTGLYNVHLYYVQNNGQLTGVGGTTTNVYIGKRPEDLKPSGTLTIENNNVETGTFDAVIRNVVAPNGLKEVLVPIWSDKNWQDDLVWHKAVRQSDGSYRATIKASDHKNEDGKYHVHVYYVDQADKRNYITETTTEVHHVKPSGTVTIENNNSEAGTFDAVIRNVVAPNGLKEVLIPTWSDKNWQDDLVWHKAVRQSDGSYRATIKASDHKNEDGKYNVHVYYVDQNNQRNYITETTTYITKTATEVHHVKPSGTLTIENNNVETGTFDAVIRNVVAPNGLKEVLIPTWSDKNWQDDLVWHKAVRQSDGSYRATIKASDHKNDDGKYNVHVYYVDQSDKRNYITETTTEVHHVKPSGTLMIENNNVETGTFDAVIRNVVAPNGLKEVLIPTWSDKNWQDDLVWHKAVLQSDGSYRATIKASDHKNEDGKYNVHVYYVDQNNQRNYITETTTEVRQARLSGTLLIQNNNKDAGTFDVIIKDVYSPKGVRTVQVPTWSDKDGQDDIRWYEATRQSNGDYKVSVKASDHKNSTGKYHIHLYYIQNDGSRIGVGGTTTEIEFRNAQIKTQTGIKNVNSGAGTYTVTVDQAPQGRQIKKISVAVWSESNQSNLYWYDAIPTNAHTEVNVSTINHKNLVGNYTTHVYVNYVDGGVEGFNLGQTALHPRATVDQTAFSPRVTNGQRDRVLRAAASLVGVRGGSAAHHQLVNDYNSVRPLPVGYAVKDSDDWCDVFVTTIFQREGLSGLIGRECGVERHIQIFKRLGIWNENGASTPKAGDIITFNWDQDSQPNNGFADHIGIVESVSNGIIHTIEGNSGNQVRRNTYRIGHGNIRGFATPRYQ; from the coding sequence ATGAAAAAGAAAGATCTTATTTTTTATGCTGGAGCGGCAGTCTTGATGGCTGTATCTGCTCAGGGAGTCAGTGCAGATGAGCTGGTTTCAAAAGAAGCTACTACTGAAGGTAACCAAGTCCAAGCTGAAACAGCGCCAGAAGTAGCCATTGCTGAAAAGACTGTAGCGCCTGTCGCAAGTAACTATGCTGCACCAGCAAATGTGACCGAGCAGCCTGTGGTTTCTGCGAGCAGTACCACTGTTACAGACAGTCGTACACCATCTGTAGAGAAAGCTGTAGAAGCATCGACTACTGAGAAAGAAGAAATCCCTCTTCCGTCTGATACAGGAAGCACGACCTTCTTTAATACAGGTGCTCACGCTCCTGCTGGTCGCTCAACAGATGTAGCGGTTCAGCCAAAATCATTCGTTGATGTGAGTAGTCACAACGGTGATATTAGTATTGGCGACTACCGTACCCTAGCTAATAAGGGCGTGGGCGGTGTCGTTGTCAAATTGACAGAAGATACTTGGTACAAGAACCCGAATGCGGAAAACCAAATTCGCAATGCGCAAGCAGCTGGTCTGCAAGTATCGACCTACCACTTCTCTCGCTATACTTCTGAGGAAGCAGCGCGTGCAGAAGCGCGATTCTACATTGCAGCTGCACAACGTTTGAGTTTGCCAAAGAACACCCTCATGGTCAATGACTTTGAGGATGCCAAGATGCAGCCAAACATTAACCGCAACACCCAAGCTTGGGCTGACGAAATGCGCAAAAATGGCTACACCAACTTGATGTTCTACACCAGTGCCAGCTGGTTGGATGAAAACAACCTTCGCAAGAAAGGTCCTGTCAACACCGCTCAATTTGGTCTTCAGAATTTCTGGGTTGCCCAATACCCTTCTCCAAAACTATCTGTAAACGATGCGAAAAGCTTGCGTTACAATGGGAAAGCTGGCGCCTGGCAGTTCACTTCTCAAGCGGAATTGCTTCCAGGAAAACACCTCTTTGACCACAGTGTGGACTATACCGGTCGCTTTACAGCGAACGCAAAACCTGCAGCGGATCCAACAGAAGGCAGCTTAAGTGGGAAGATTGACATTGTCAATAACGATACTATGGCGGGACGCTTTGATGTTGTCATCTCAAATGTCAAGGCACCAAATGGAGTTCGAAGTGTTTCTGTACCGATCTGGTCCGAAACAGGTGGTCAAGATGACCTTGTTTGGTATACAGCCAACCGTCAAGCAAATGGAACCTATACCGTCAATGTAAAAGCAGCGGACCATAAAAACTCAACCGGTCTTTACAATGTCCATCTTTACTATGTTCAGAACAATGGACAATTGACGGGTGTGGGTGGAACAACGACAAATGTTTACATTGGAAAACGTCCAGAGGATTTAAAACCAAGTGGCACGTTAACTATTGAAAATAATAATGTTGAAACAGGAACCTTTGATGCAGTTATTCGCAATGTAGTAGCTCCAAATGGTTTGAAAGAAGTCTTGGTTCCAATTTGGTCAGACAAGAACTGGCAGGATGATCTAGTATGGCATAAAGCGGTTCGTCAAAGTGACGGCAGCTACCGTGCAACTATTAAGGCAAGCGATCATAAAAATGAAGATGGTAAGTACCATGTCCACGTCTACTATGTGGATCAAGCTGACAAACGGAACTACATTACAGAAACTACAACAGAAGTACACCACGTTAAACCAAGTGGCACTGTCACCATTGAGAATAATAATTCAGAGGCAGGAACCTTTGATGCAGTTATTCGCAATGTAGTAGCTCCAAATGGCTTGAAAGAAGTTTTGATACCAACCTGGTCAGACAAGAACTGGCAAGATGATCTAGTATGGCACAAAGCAGTTCGTCAAAGTGACGGCAGCTACCGAGCTACCATCAAAGCCTCAGATCATAAAAATGAAGATGGTAAGTACAACGTCCATGTCTACTATGTAGATCAAAATAATCAGCGGAACTACATAACAGAAACCACGACATACATCACAAAGACTGCGACAGAAGTACACCACGTTAAACCAAGTGGCACGTTAACGATTGAAAATAATAATGTTGAGACGGGCACGTTTGATGCAGTTATTCGCAATGTAGTAGCTCCAAACGGATTGAAGGAAGTCTTGATACCAACCTGGTCAGATAAGAATTGGCAAGATGATCTAGTCTGGCATAAAGCAGTTCGTCAAAGTGATGGAAGCTACCGTGCGACTATCAAAGCCTCAGACCATAAAAATGATGACGGTAAGTACAACGTCCATGTCTACTATGTGGATCAATCTGACAAACGAAACTACATCACAGAGACTACAACAGAAGTACACCACGTTAAACCAAGTGGCACGTTGATGATTGAAAATAATAATGTTGAGACGGGCACGTTTGATGCAGTAATTCGTAATGTAGTAGCTCCAAACGGATTAAAAGAAGTCTTGATCCCAACATGGTCAGACAAGAACTGGCAAGATGATCTAGTATGGCACAAAGCAGTCCTTCAAAGTGATGGAAGTTACCGTGCAACTATCAAAGCCTCAGACCATAAAAATGAAGATGGTAAATACAATGTCCACGTCTACTATGTAGATCAAAATAACCAACGAAACTACATCACAGAAACCACGACAGAAGTGCGTCAAGCCCGTCTTTCTGGCACTCTCTTAATCCAAAACAACAATAAGGATGCGGGTACCTTTGACGTCATCATCAAAGATGTCTACAGTCCTAAAGGTGTGCGGACCGTTCAAGTCCCAACTTGGTCTGATAAGGATGGCCAAGACGATATTCGCTGGTATGAAGCAACTCGCCAATCAAATGGAGACTACAAGGTATCGGTCAAAGCGAGCGATCATAAGAACTCTACTGGTAAGTACCATATTCACCTTTACTATATTCAAAATGATGGTTCTCGGATTGGTGTAGGGGGAACAACTACAGAAATTGAGTTCCGAAATGCCCAGATCAAGACACAAACAGGAATCAAGAATGTCAATTCTGGAGCTGGAACCTATACGGTAACGGTGGATCAAGCACCTCAGGGACGTCAGATTAAAAAGATCAGTGTAGCCGTCTGGTCGGAAAGCAACCAAAGTAACCTTTATTGGTATGACGCTATTCCAACTAACGCACATACTGAAGTTAACGTTTCTACTATCAACCACAAAAATCTTGTTGGCAACTATACTACTCACGTCTATGTGAACTATGTTGATGGTGGTGTTGAAGGCTTTAACCTTGGTCAAACAGCCCTTCATCCCCGTGCGACAGTAGATCAAACGGCTTTTAGTCCTCGTGTAACGAATGGACAACGAGACCGTGTCTTACGGGCAGCAGCTAGTCTAGTGGGTGTTCGTGGCGGAAGTGCAGCGCATCATCAATTGGTCAATGATTACAATAGCGTCCGTCCCCTACCAGTTGGATACGCTGTGAAAGATTCTGATGACTGGTGTGACGTCTTTGTCACAACAATCTTCCAGCGGGAAGGTTTGAGCGGTTTGATTGGCCGTGAATGTGGAGTCGAACGTCACATTCAGATCTTCAAACGCTTGGGCATTTGGAATGAAAATGGTGCTTCTACACCAAAAGCAGGGGATATCATCACCTTTAACTGGGATCAAGATAGTCAGCCAAATAATGGTTTTGCGGATCACATCGGAATTGTCGAGAGTGTCTCAAATGGGATCATTCATACCATTGAAGGGAACTCTGGAAACCAAGTCCGTCGCAATACCTATCGGATCGGACATGGCAATATCCGTGGATTTGCAACCCCTCGCTATCAATAA